One part of the Tenacibaculum sp. 190130A14a genome encodes these proteins:
- a CDS encoding rhodanese-like domain-containing protein — MGLFNLFRRKDMSNEIQTYLEKGAIILDVRTLPEWNDGHTEGAKHIVLNTIPENIEEIKSWDKPVIAVCKSGGRSGQAADFLAQHGVDIINGGPWQNVDQYM, encoded by the coding sequence ATGGGATTATTTAATTTATTTAGAAGAAAAGATATGAGTAACGAAATACAAACGTATTTAGAAAAAGGAGCAATAATATTAGATGTACGTACTTTACCTGAATGGAATGACGGACATACAGAAGGAGCAAAACACATTGTGTTAAATACAATTCCTGAGAATATTGAAGAAATAAAATCATGGGATAAGCCAGTTATTGCTGTTTGTAAAAGTGGAGGAAGAAGTGGTCAGGCTGCGGATTTTTTAGCACAGCATGGAGTAGATATTATCAATGGAGGTCCTTGGCAAAATGTTGATCAATACATGTAA
- a CDS encoding M48 family metalloprotease, giving the protein MRRGSFRIRLLIGIAIVAFAYLRKCSQQEINPYTGKKQAISLSPQQEIAIGLQQAPRMAQQHGGLFPNDNAQALVDKVGAKLVNNTVAKQSGYQYEFHLLRDDRAINAFALPGGQIFITYALFSKLKNEDQLAGVLGHEIGHVLGKHSNERITDANFWKLLTMGASVGADLGQLANSIGQQTLLKNGRGDELESDELGVKLMIDAGYNPESLIGVMEILKAAAGPNRVPEFQSTHPDPENRIEKIKEAIRKHRK; this is encoded by the coding sequence ATGAGAAGAGGTAGTTTTAGAATCAGATTACTAATTGGTATCGCGATTGTTGCTTTTGCATATCTAAGAAAATGTAGCCAACAAGAAATCAATCCTTATACCGGAAAAAAGCAAGCCATTAGTTTATCTCCTCAGCAAGAAATAGCAATTGGCCTTCAGCAAGCCCCAAGGATGGCACAACAACATGGAGGTTTATTCCCGAATGATAATGCTCAAGCACTAGTAGATAAGGTAGGAGCAAAATTGGTCAATAACACTGTTGCAAAACAATCAGGATATCAATATGAATTTCATTTATTAAGAGATGATAGAGCAATCAATGCATTTGCATTACCTGGGGGACAAATTTTTATCACCTATGCACTATTTTCTAAGTTAAAAAATGAAGATCAGCTTGCGGGCGTATTAGGACATGAAATTGGACATGTATTAGGGAAACACTCAAATGAACGTATTACCGACGCAAACTTCTGGAAACTTTTAACTATGGGTGCTTCTGTAGGTGCAGATTTAGGTCAACTTGCCAATAGTATTGGACAGCAAACCTTATTAAAAAACGGTAGAGGTGACGAACTAGAAAGTGATGAACTAGGGGTTAAATTAATGATTGATGCTGGTTATAACCCTGAAAGTTTAATTGGCGTTATGGAAATATTAAAAGCTGCTGCAGGTCCGAACAGAGTTCCAGAATTTCAAAGCACACATCCGGACCCTGAAAATAGAATCGAAAAAATCAAAGAAGCAATTCGAAAACACAGAAAATAA
- the gpmI gene encoding 2,3-bisphosphoglycerate-independent phosphoglycerate mutase, giving the protein MNKKVILMILDGWGITQDPKVSAIYNAKTPFINSLYDKFPHAELRTDGEHVGLPEGQMGNSEVGHMNLGAGRIVYQNLAKINNAVKDGALAQEQELLNAFEYAKANNKNVHFLGLVSNGGIHSHINHLKGLLGAADDYGLKNVFLHAFTDGRDCDPKSGKYFINDIQEHMQETTGELASITGRYYAMDRDKRWERVQLAYDALVHGKGSYSTNADKSIEQSYHNGVTDEFIKPIVMVNENNQPKATIKNDDVVIFFNFRTDRGRQLTEVLSQKDFGDFNMKKLPLYFVTLTNYDDTFNNINVVYDNKNIENTLGEVLESAGKTQIRIAETEKYPHVTFFFSGGREKEFNGEKRLLCPSPKVATYDLKPEMSAFEIRDAIVPELKAGDVNFVCLNFANGDMVGHTGVFEAAVKACEAVDNCVNDVVTTALENDYTTILIADHGNCETMINPDGSPHTAHTTNPVPMILIDKDLKSIKNGILGDIAPTILNLMGVEQPKEMTRHSLV; this is encoded by the coding sequence ATGAACAAGAAAGTTATTTTAATGATACTAGATGGTTGGGGAATTACTCAAGACCCAAAAGTATCTGCTATATACAATGCTAAAACACCTTTTATTAATTCTCTTTATGACAAGTTTCCTCATGCTGAATTGCGTACTGATGGTGAACATGTAGGCTTACCAGAAGGTCAAATGGGAAACTCAGAAGTAGGACATATGAACCTGGGTGCGGGTAGAATTGTATATCAAAATTTAGCAAAAATCAACAATGCTGTTAAAGACGGAGCTTTAGCTCAAGAACAAGAATTGTTGAATGCCTTTGAGTATGCTAAAGCAAATAATAAAAATGTTCATTTTTTAGGACTAGTTTCCAATGGTGGAATTCATTCTCACATTAATCATTTGAAAGGCCTTTTAGGAGCGGCAGATGATTATGGATTAAAAAATGTGTTTTTACACGCCTTTACTGATGGTCGTGATTGTGACCCTAAATCAGGAAAATACTTTATCAACGACATTCAAGAACACATGCAAGAAACTACCGGTGAATTAGCGTCAATCACGGGTCGTTATTATGCAATGGATAGAGACAAACGTTGGGAACGTGTTCAATTAGCTTACGACGCTTTAGTTCATGGAAAAGGATCCTACAGTACAAATGCAGATAAAAGTATTGAACAAAGTTACCATAATGGAGTAACAGACGAGTTTATCAAGCCAATAGTTATGGTTAATGAAAACAATCAACCAAAAGCAACTATTAAAAATGATGACGTTGTCATTTTCTTCAATTTTAGAACTGATAGAGGACGCCAATTAACAGAAGTTTTAAGTCAAAAGGACTTTGGTGATTTCAACATGAAAAAACTACCATTGTACTTTGTAACGTTAACGAACTACGATGATACATTTAACAATATCAATGTTGTTTATGACAATAAGAATATAGAAAACACTTTAGGAGAAGTATTAGAATCAGCTGGAAAAACTCAAATAAGAATTGCTGAAACTGAAAAGTACCCACATGTTACTTTCTTCTTTTCTGGCGGTAGAGAAAAAGAGTTTAATGGAGAAAAACGTTTGTTATGCCCTTCTCCAAAAGTAGCTACCTACGATTTAAAACCAGAAATGAGTGCTTTTGAAATTAGAGATGCGATTGTTCCTGAATTAAAAGCTGGAGACGTTAATTTTGTTTGTTTAAACTTTGCTAACGGAGATATGGTAGGACATACAGGTGTTTTTGAAGCCGCTGTAAAAGCATGTGAAGCTGTAGATAATTGTGTAAATGATGTGGTTACAACCGCATTAGAAAATGACTACACTACCATTCTAATTGCAGATCATGGAAATTGTGAAACAATGATTAACCCTGATGGGTCACCTCATACGGCACATACGACAAATCCTGTTCCTATGATTTTAATTGATAAAGATTTAAAATCAATTAAAAATGGTATCTTGGGTGACATCGCTCCAACAATTTTAAATTTAATGGGTGTGGAGCAACCAAAAGAAATGACAAGACATTCACTTGTTTAA
- a CDS encoding aromatic amino acid hydroxylase: MKTHFELNEVTKKLPKHLHKFIVKQPYDEYTAQNQAVWRYVMRMNVDYLSKVAHESYVDGLEKTGISVESIPHMEGMNRILKEIGWAAVSVDGFIPPNAFMEFQAYNVLVIASDMRTIDHIEYTPAPDIIHEAAGHAPIIANPEYAEYLRRFGEIGSKAISSAKDYEMYEAIRLLSILKENPNSTKKEINEAQEKVEWLQNNMGELSEMAQIRNLHWWTVEYGLIGSVNDPKIYGAGLLSSIGESKWCMKDEVKKIPYTLDAANVSFDITKPQPQLFVTPNFAHLSLVLEQYANTMGIRTGGLKGVEKLIDSKNLGTIELSTGIQVSGIFTNVIADERNRPIYVQTTGPTALANRDKELIGHGINYHAEGFGSPIGKLKGINIPIENMSPRDLEAYGIYEGHEVTLEFEGGVKVEGEVITGTRDLRGRIQLVSFKNCTVTHGDKVLFHPDWGIYDMAVGKEIKAAFSGPADINSFEDIGKVSETKTHKIVYSAKEKELYNLYLEVRTMREQGNISEEKVVATFIRVSQEFSKDWLLPLELLEIAIEKDFSIKEKIKTYLENLKGNSSYTNLIENGLHLLPQHSM; the protein is encoded by the coding sequence ATGAAGACTCATTTTGAATTGAATGAAGTAACCAAAAAGTTACCAAAGCACCTACATAAGTTTATTGTAAAACAGCCTTATGATGAATATACTGCTCAAAATCAAGCAGTATGGCGTTATGTGATGCGAATGAATGTAGACTATTTAAGTAAAGTGGCACATGAGTCTTATGTAGATGGATTGGAGAAAACAGGAATTTCAGTAGAGAGCATTCCTCATATGGAAGGGATGAATCGAATTTTAAAAGAAATCGGTTGGGCTGCAGTGTCAGTTGATGGATTTATACCACCAAATGCATTTATGGAATTTCAGGCATACAATGTTTTGGTGATCGCTTCTGATATGCGAACCATTGATCATATAGAATACACACCAGCTCCTGATATTATTCATGAGGCTGCCGGACATGCTCCAATTATAGCAAATCCAGAATATGCTGAGTATCTGCGCAGATTTGGAGAAATTGGAAGCAAAGCTATTTCTTCGGCTAAAGACTATGAAATGTATGAAGCCATTCGTTTATTGTCTATTTTAAAAGAGAATCCAAATTCAACAAAAAAGGAAATTAATGAAGCTCAAGAGAAAGTTGAGTGGTTGCAGAACAATATGGGAGAGCTTTCAGAAATGGCTCAAATTCGTAATCTGCATTGGTGGACCGTTGAATATGGGTTGATAGGAAGTGTTAATGATCCAAAAATTTATGGGGCAGGGTTACTATCTTCTATTGGAGAGAGTAAATGGTGTATGAAAGATGAGGTGAAAAAAATCCCATACACACTGGATGCAGCAAATGTAAGTTTTGATATTACGAAACCACAGCCACAGTTATTTGTGACTCCAAATTTTGCTCATTTGAGTTTGGTGTTAGAGCAGTATGCAAATACTATGGGTATAAGAACAGGAGGTTTAAAAGGAGTTGAAAAATTGATCGATTCTAAAAATTTAGGAACTATTGAACTGAGCACAGGAATACAAGTGTCTGGAATATTTACCAATGTGATTGCCGATGAAAGAAATCGACCAATTTATGTTCAAACAACAGGGCCCACTGCATTAGCAAATAGAGATAAGGAACTAATAGGACATGGAATCAATTATCATGCAGAAGGTTTTGGAAGTCCAATAGGAAAGTTAAAAGGAATTAATATTCCAATCGAAAATATGAGTCCGAGAGATTTGGAAGCTTACGGAATTTATGAAGGGCATGAAGTAACATTAGAGTTTGAAGGAGGCGTTAAGGTAGAAGGAGAAGTGATTACTGGTACAAGAGATTTAAGAGGAAGAATTCAATTGGTTTCTTTTAAAAATTGTACGGTAACACATGGAGATAAAGTGTTATTTCACCCAGATTGGGGAATTTATGATATGGCGGTTGGAAAAGAGATAAAAGCAGCCTTTTCTGGACCAGCAGATATAAATTCTTTTGAAGATATTGGGAAAGTATCAGAAACAAAAACACATAAAATTGTGTATTCTGCTAAGGAGAAAGAATTGTACAATTTATATTTGGAGGTGAGAACGATGAGGGAACAAGGGAATATTTCTGAAGAGAAGGTTGTAGCAACATTTATACGCGTAAGCCAAGAGTTTTCAAAAGATTGGTTATTGCCATTAGAGTTGTTGGAAATAGCCATAGAAAAGGATTTTTCAATTAAAGAAAAGATAAAAACGTATTTAGAAAACTTGAAAGGTAACTCAAGTTACACGAACTTAATAGAAAACGGTTTACATTTGTTGCCTCAACATTCAATGTAA
- a CDS encoding phytanoyl-CoA dioxygenase family protein: MNSIKVFKDELLNQKIKEEGYVKIKLFSNDDCNTIKKMAKNLVTDRLHNKANFSTVPNPQTPDEKCLKVHSFFRKIYTQKISEFISEDYQFFYSTFLIKKNRADKLHWHIDPSFYNQKELEAPINIWGGVNNLTQKNGCLKIIPKSHKLCFDYEPMPLKEIGSTARCTSIKDTYNQLIEKHSVDIPLEKGEVIIHNQSLLHASHPNNSYLKKRIAFKIILIPKKVDKLELSYFNRTNNHLDIYQINKSEVSPNLCRYYNPETNSSVVNENDFVKNSVLNSDTLPYKTLAEMERIMELPHDSLKAKFELK, encoded by the coding sequence ATGAATTCAATAAAAGTATTTAAAGATGAGCTTCTTAACCAAAAAATAAAAGAAGAAGGGTATGTGAAAATTAAATTATTCTCAAATGATGATTGCAATACCATTAAAAAAATGGCTAAAAATTTAGTTACGGATAGGTTACACAACAAAGCCAATTTCTCTACTGTACCAAATCCTCAAACCCCTGATGAAAAATGTTTGAAAGTTCATAGTTTCTTTAGAAAAATCTATACTCAGAAAATATCTGAATTCATTTCCGAAGACTATCAATTTTTTTATTCCACTTTTCTAATAAAAAAAAATAGAGCCGACAAACTTCATTGGCATATTGACCCTTCTTTCTACAATCAAAAAGAACTAGAAGCTCCCATTAATATTTGGGGAGGAGTCAATAATTTAACACAAAAGAACGGTTGCTTAAAAATTATCCCCAAGTCCCACAAACTATGTTTTGATTATGAACCTATGCCCTTGAAAGAAATTGGTTCAACAGCAAGATGTACAAGTATAAAAGACACATACAATCAACTCATTGAAAAACACTCTGTTGATATACCTTTGGAAAAAGGAGAAGTTATCATACACAATCAATCTCTTTTACACGCTTCCCATCCTAATAACTCGTATCTAAAGAAAAGAATTGCTTTTAAAATTATTCTTATACCCAAAAAGGTAGATAAACTTGAATTGTCATACTTCAATAGAACAAACAATCATCTTGATATTTATCAAATAAACAAATCAGAAGTATCTCCAAATCTCTGTCGTTACTACAATCCTGAAACTAACTCATCAGTCGTCAATGAAAATGATTTTGTGAAAAACTCCGTTTTAAATTCAGATACTCTTCCCTATAAAACACTTGCTGAAATGGAGCGTATAATGGAGTTACCTCATGATTCTCTTAAAGCAAAATTTGAATTAAAATAA
- a CDS encoding thioredoxin family protein, with product MKKNILLFAVTLIVACAAPKKTMAVKDTDGNLVGFVNKTSFQQEPYGSEWFNDFYNYYETDKDVVEKLKPLLKDVKIKGFMGTWCGDSQREIPNLYKILDEAEFNYKNMELVGVNRQKKANGLEENLNIIRVPTFIFYKDGKEIGRFVEHAVDDSTVEKDFLKIVSGQEYKHPYQK from the coding sequence ATGAAAAAAAACATATTATTATTTGCCGTTACCTTAATAGTTGCTTGTGCTGCACCTAAAAAAACAATGGCTGTAAAAGACACCGACGGAAACCTAGTTGGCTTTGTTAATAAAACCAGCTTTCAACAAGAACCTTATGGTAGCGAATGGTTCAACGATTTTTACAACTATTATGAAACAGATAAAGATGTTGTTGAAAAACTCAAACCTCTTCTAAAAGATGTAAAGATCAAAGGCTTTATGGGAACTTGGTGTGGAGATAGCCAAAGAGAGATTCCTAATCTTTATAAAATCTTAGATGAAGCAGAATTTAACTACAAAAACATGGAGTTAGTTGGAGTTAATCGTCAAAAAAAAGCCAATGGTTTAGAGGAAAACTTAAACATTATTCGTGTACCTACTTTTATCTTTTACAAAGATGGAAAAGAAATAGGTCGCTTTGTTGAACATGCTGTTGACGACAGTACTGTGGAAAAAGATTTTTTAAAAATCGTATCTGGTCAAGAATACAAACATCCATATCAAAAATAA
- a CDS encoding phytanoyl-CoA dioxygenase family protein has protein sequence MTKMKIFKDEKLNNDYLENGYVILKIFNRKQLREIKKYTKNMLKDKMFNSFDFSTLPNIHTPDEQCVDVYNFFDKKMKEGLDKYLTQDYEFFNSVLLVKKTKSTNFHWHIDPSFYDQKKYEKPFAIWAGIDKTTPSNGCLQVVPKSHKLAFNHEPFSFLTLGNGKKENLSSVYDELIRKYAIDVVLEKGEVIIHDQALIHASRPNNSWLKKRIAFKLTYAPKHVNEFEMALFDNTNNELNKYRFKREDLSYYGARTFGNYINNFQQMKDQLISQKPQKEIKQPFQSLPEMEAIMNTPLHTLKANFEL, from the coding sequence ATGACTAAAATGAAAATTTTTAAAGACGAAAAACTAAATAATGATTATTTAGAAAATGGTTATGTAATTCTTAAAATTTTTAATCGTAAACAACTCCGAGAAATTAAAAAGTATACAAAAAACATGCTTAAAGACAAAATGTTTAACTCTTTTGATTTCTCTACTTTACCTAACATACATACTCCTGACGAACAATGTGTTGATGTATATAATTTCTTTGATAAAAAAATGAAGGAAGGTTTAGACAAATACTTAACACAAGACTATGAATTTTTCAATTCAGTTTTATTAGTCAAAAAAACCAAATCAACTAATTTTCATTGGCATATTGATCCTTCCTTTTATGATCAAAAAAAATATGAAAAACCATTCGCTATTTGGGCTGGTATAGATAAAACAACTCCCTCTAACGGTTGCTTACAAGTAGTGCCAAAATCACATAAATTAGCTTTTAACCACGAACCTTTCTCCTTTTTAACTCTTGGTAACGGTAAAAAAGAAAATTTATCGAGTGTATATGATGAACTTATAAGAAAATACGCAATAGACGTTGTTTTAGAAAAAGGAGAAGTTATTATTCATGATCAAGCTTTAATACATGCATCAAGACCAAACAACTCTTGGCTTAAAAAAAGAATTGCTTTTAAACTTACTTATGCTCCAAAACATGTTAATGAGTTTGAAATGGCTTTATTTGACAACACAAATAATGAACTAAACAAATACAGGTTTAAAAGAGAAGATTTGTCTTATTATGGTGCAAGAACTTTTGGTAACTACATCAATAATTTCCAACAAATGAAAGACCAATTAATTTCTCAGAAACCTCAAAAGGAAATAAAACAACCTTTTCAATCTTTACCTGAAATGGAGGCTATCATGAATACCCCTTTACACACATTAAAAGCCAATTTTGAACTATAA
- a CDS encoding class I SAM-dependent methyltransferase, whose amino-acid sequence MSLFKAVLNTIPRPILIKASYWVRPLVAWWLKGDKFTDPIDEKSFRKFLPYGYGAQRENALSPSTLSLERHRLLWLFLKDETDFFTSNAQRKVLHIAPEQCFLDRFKKLKNIYYTTSDLESPIADVKADICDLPFEDNSYDIIFCNHVLEHIPDDTKAMQELYRVLKKGGMGIFQIPQDLSRETTFEDDSITDPKERAEIFGQYDHVRVYGRDYFDKLRSIGFQVDEIDYTKKIAPELLERYALMKGEILPVCYK is encoded by the coding sequence ATGTCTTTATTTAAGGCAGTATTAAATACTATTCCAAGACCCATTTTAATCAAAGCGAGTTATTGGGTGCGCCCTTTGGTAGCTTGGTGGTTAAAAGGTGATAAATTTACGGATCCTATTGATGAAAAATCGTTCCGTAAATTTTTACCCTATGGATATGGTGCACAACGAGAAAATGCATTATCTCCGTCTACTTTATCTTTAGAAAGACACCGTTTACTTTGGTTGTTTTTAAAGGATGAAACTGATTTCTTTACTTCCAATGCGCAGCGAAAAGTATTACATATTGCTCCAGAACAATGTTTTTTAGATCGTTTTAAAAAACTAAAAAACATTTATTACACTACTTCAGATTTAGAATCACCTATTGCCGATGTTAAAGCAGACATATGCGATTTACCGTTTGAAGACAATTCTTATGATATCATTTTTTGCAATCATGTTTTAGAACATATTCCAGATGACACAAAAGCCATGCAAGAATTGTATCGCGTGTTAAAAAAAGGAGGCATGGGAATATTTCAAATCCCACAAGATTTATCTAGAGAAACCACTTTTGAAGACGATTCTATTACCGACCCAAAAGAACGTGCCGAGATATTCGGACAATATGATCATGTGCGTGTATATGGCCGTGATTATTTTGACAAATTACGCTCTATTGGATTTCAAGTTGATGAAATAGATTACACAAAAAAAATCGCTCCAGAACTACTAGAACGATATGCCTTAATGAAAGGTGAAATTTTACCCGTTTGTTATAAATAG
- a CDS encoding FAD:protein FMN transferase has product MKNIVYVLALLVIFSCKKETTIKEVKLQGGVFGTVYHITYLGGDNYQNSIDSLFQAVNQSLSTYIPTSDISMINEGYAFVVVDDMFEEVFQKSKRIFKETNGYFDPTVCELVNAWGFGYKKEKKDLDSLQVKELMKLVGFDKVELKNRKVVKQSSKMCLDFNSIAKGYGIDVIGRFLESKNVANYLVEIGGEIRARGKNKRGKLWTVAIDDPNTDGTRSVSRLVKLDNASMAGSGNYRKYRMTKDGRKVVHTINPKTGFATESNLLSATVYGKVDCADVDAYATSFMAMGLEKSKVFLEKHPEIKAVLLYANEKGEIIEFKN; this is encoded by the coding sequence TAATATTTTCTTGTAAAAAAGAAACGACAATTAAAGAAGTAAAATTGCAGGGAGGTGTTTTTGGAACGGTATATCACATTACATATCTAGGTGGTGATAATTATCAAAATTCAATAGACAGTTTGTTTCAGGCTGTGAATCAATCGTTATCTACTTATATTCCAACTTCAGATATTTCTATGATTAATGAAGGGTATGCTTTTGTAGTGGTTGATGATATGTTTGAAGAAGTTTTTCAAAAATCGAAACGAATTTTTAAAGAAACCAATGGTTATTTTGATCCTACCGTATGCGAATTAGTAAATGCTTGGGGTTTTGGATATAAAAAAGAGAAGAAAGATTTAGATTCGTTGCAAGTGAAAGAATTAATGAAGCTGGTTGGGTTTGACAAAGTTGAACTAAAAAATAGAAAGGTGGTAAAACAATCTTCTAAAATGTGTTTGGATTTTAATTCTATAGCAAAAGGATATGGAATTGATGTGATTGGACGTTTTTTAGAAAGTAAAAATGTTGCGAATTATTTAGTAGAAATAGGAGGGGAGATAAGAGCAAGAGGGAAAAACAAGCGAGGTAAATTATGGACAGTTGCTATTGATGATCCCAATACTGATGGAACTCGAAGTGTTTCTAGACTTGTGAAGTTAGATAATGCGTCTATGGCGGGTTCGGGAAATTATAGAAAATATCGAATGACGAAAGATGGAAGAAAAGTGGTGCATACCATTAATCCTAAAACAGGTTTTGCTACAGAAAGTAATTTGTTAAGTGCTACTGTATATGGAAAGGTTGATTGTGCAGATGTAGATGCTTATGCGACCTCTTTTATGGCAATGGGACTAGAAAAATCAAAAGTCTTTTTAGAAAAGCACCCTGAGATTAAAGCAGTGCTTTTATATGCGAATGAGAAAGGTGAGATTATAGAGTTTAAAAATTAG
- a CDS encoding class I SAM-dependent methyltransferase codes for MEDVINNLYDAYYADNYDDKFIHNEAYKTSPEFEIKVLDKLLSKNSKWLDVACGTGYFLSKFPNHHRAGLDLSNSMLAKTKHNNPNINELRLGNFKDIYPQWNNCWDITSSMWGAYCYVENMNEFNQFVQNISSWTKPGGLCFLPLIDFNLLLYRSGKVEHYDSNVGIFGGPFYIDGVTWSYLDSEHNKMHKHLLSPHEDYIKKEFQKYFEEVITIYYPPFAYPNPGQRTAFLAINKKGENSSIPSFTRAKIDEIISWSNTNKENVITREQYMKIMGEDTPTIKTEKLRGLKLLWHKTPEPIRKIGRRILGI; via the coding sequence ATGGAAGATGTAATCAATAATCTATATGATGCATATTATGCAGATAACTATGATGATAAGTTCATTCACAATGAAGCATACAAAACTTCTCCTGAATTCGAAATCAAAGTTTTAGACAAGTTACTATCAAAAAATTCCAAATGGCTAGATGTGGCTTGTGGTACAGGATACTTTTTAAGTAAATTTCCAAATCATCATCGAGCAGGGTTAGATTTATCTAATAGCATGCTTGCTAAAACAAAACATAACAACCCAAACATTAATGAGCTTCGCCTTGGTAATTTTAAGGATATATATCCTCAATGGAATAACTGTTGGGACATAACATCAAGTATGTGGGGCGCCTATTGTTATGTAGAAAACATGAATGAATTTAATCAGTTTGTTCAGAATATTTCATCCTGGACAAAACCAGGAGGATTATGCTTTTTACCTTTAATAGATTTTAATCTTTTACTTTACAGAAGTGGTAAAGTAGAACACTACGACTCTAATGTAGGTATTTTTGGTGGTCCTTTTTATATTGATGGTGTAACCTGGTCATATCTAGATAGTGAACATAATAAAATGCATAAACATTTACTATCCCCTCATGAAGATTATATAAAAAAGGAGTTTCAAAAATATTTCGAAGAGGTAATCACTATATACTATCCGCCTTTTGCCTATCCCAATCCAGGTCAAAGAACAGCTTTTTTAGCAATCAATAAAAAAGGAGAAAATTCTTCAATACCTTCTTTTACTAGAGCAAAAATTGATGAAATTATATCTTGGAGCAACACTAACAAAGAAAACGTAATTACCCGCGAGCAGTATATGAAAATCATGGGAGAAGATACACCAACCATAAAAACAGAAAAACTAAGAGGTCTTAAGCTCTTGTGGCATAAAACTCCAGAACCAATTCGAAAAATAGGCAGAAGAATACTGGGTATATAA
- the map gene encoding type I methionyl aminopeptidase — protein sequence MIIQKSREEIELMRESALVVSKTLGMLAKEVKPGVSTLYLDKLAEEFIREQGAIPGFLGLYDFPNTLCMSPNTQVVHGIPNKAPLQEGDIISIDCGAIKNGFYGDHAYTFAVGEIAPETQKLLQVTKESLYEGIRQLKVGNRVGDVGFAIQNYCEKHGYGVVRELVGHGLGRTMHEDPEMPNYGKRGRGKKFVEGMVVAIEPMINMGTHKIRQHSDGWTITTLDNKPSAHFEHDVAIVDGKPELLSTFQYIYEALGIESDEENEFRQQPLVL from the coding sequence ATGATAATACAAAAATCCAGAGAAGAAATCGAACTAATGCGCGAAAGTGCCTTGGTAGTATCTAAAACTTTAGGAATGCTTGCTAAAGAAGTAAAACCTGGAGTTTCTACTTTATATCTCGACAAGCTTGCTGAAGAGTTTATTAGAGAACAAGGAGCTATCCCTGGTTTTTTAGGTTTATATGATTTTCCGAATACACTTTGCATGAGTCCAAACACTCAAGTTGTACATGGTATTCCAAACAAGGCTCCATTACAAGAAGGAGATATTATCTCTATTGACTGCGGAGCTATTAAAAATGGGTTTTACGGTGATCATGCATATACTTTTGCTGTTGGTGAAATTGCTCCTGAAACACAAAAACTTTTACAAGTAACTAAAGAAAGTTTATACGAAGGTATTCGTCAATTAAAAGTTGGGAATCGTGTAGGAGATGTTGGATTTGCTATTCAAAATTATTGTGAAAAACATGGTTATGGAGTAGTACGTGAATTGGTAGGTCATGGATTAGGAAGAACGATGCACGAAGATCCAGAAATGCCTAATTATGGTAAAAGAGGTCGTGGTAAGAAATTTGTTGAAGGAATGGTTGTAGCAATCGAACCTATGATTAACATGGGAACCCATAAAATCCGTCAACATAGTGATGGGTGGACGATTACTACTTTAGATAATAAACCTTCTGCTCATTTCGAACATGATGTAGCTATTGTAGATGGCAAACCAGAACTATTATCTACTTTCCAGTACATCTATGAAGCTTTAGGCATTGAGAGCGATGAGGAAAACGAGTTTAGACAGCAACCTTTAGTCTTATAA